The genomic region TTCCTCGCCGCCGAGACGGGCCACCACGTCGTAGGCCCTGAGATTGGTGACGAGTTCTTCGGCGAACAACTTGAGAACGGCATCTCCAGCCGCATGGCCAAATTCGTCATTGACCGCCTTGAACCGATCGATGTCGAAGATAACAGCGGCCATCACCGTCGAAAAGCTCCGGTTTCCGCAGCGATCGAACAGCGCCCTGCGGTTCATCAGACCCGTCAGCTGGTCCGTCATGGCATCCGACCGGTGCCGGGTCGCCTGGCGCCACTGATGCAGGGCCAGCGACAGGGCGCCGATCCCCGTCATAGCAGCGATGGCAACCGCGATGCTGAGGTTTTCCGCCCAGTTTTGAGGCGCTTTGCCAATCACCATCTTTCCGTCGGAGATGAGGACGGCAGAGCAGAGGACGAAGGTGAACGCGGTCAGAAGGTAGAGGGTCGTGATACCGTAGATCGGGGCGGGTGCCTCGGCGCGGCCCAGCCAATATTCATAAGCTGTGGCTGACAGCATCGCGGCGATGACGAGATTGTAGACGATGAAGGCCAGCCCGTCATAACCGAGCAACATCGGCGGCACGCTTATGGCCAGGCCCAAGACAGCACCGGCGACGATCCTGACGCGAGACAGGCGATCCTTCCTGAATTGGTAACCTGCCGCCCAGATGACGGAGAAACCGGAGAGAGCGATGGTGAAGGAGACGACCGCAAGGCTCTTCATCGGTTTGACGATATAGAAGCTATAACAGGAGATCGCGGCAACGACCAGCAGCAACCCGATGGCGCAGGTCAGCAGGAATGTTTCGGGGCGGCGGTTGAGCCAGCTACCCAGCAACGTCACCGCAAGGCAAAATGTCGATGCACCCAGCGCAATCAGCAGAGAATTATAGTCGAGCATCATGCCGTCTCTCTACGGTTCATTCCGCGATGCATGGTATCAGCGCGACACTATTCTGGCATAGGTATCCAATTGGTTACCACAATGCGCAAAAAGCCTGGTTTTGTCGCATGACAGCATGTCCGATGACTGGACATCATAGCCGCCTCGGTTCGACGGCCCAGTGTAGCGGGAACATCGGGTCGAAAACGGTCACCGGCCCGGCTCCCGTTTCTATTTTCTCCGGAAACGCGATCGATTCGATCCGGCGGACCAGCGTCATCGTCTCGGTATTCGGTTGCAGTCCATACCAGGCCGGACCGTTCAGCGACACGAAGGCTTCGAGCTTGTCGAGTGCGCCTTCCTGTTCGAAGACATGCGCAAGGCAGCTCATCGTGTTGATCGAGGTGTAGATGCCGGCGCAGCCGCAGGCGCATTCCTTGAGCGGGTCGACATGGGGCGCAGAGTCGGTGCCAAGGAAAAACCGATGGTCGCCGCTTGTTGCTGCCGCCCGCAAAGCCAGCCGATGGCTCTCCCGCTTGGCAACCGGCAGGCAATAATAGTGCGGCCGGATGCCGCCGACGAGGATGGCATTGCGATTGATGATCAGGTGGTGGGTGGTGATCGTCCCGGCCAGGTTGGTGGTTGCCGACTTGATATAGTCGATCCCGTCGGAGGTGGTGACATGCTCCATCGTCACTTTCAGCTCGGGCAGGCGCTGGCGCAGCGGATCGAGAACTGTCTCGATGAACACCGCCTCACGATCGAAGATATCGACGTCGGCAGTCGTTACCTCTCCGTGGACGCAGAGCGGCAGGCCAATCTTCGCCATACGCTCCAGCACCGGCATCGCCTTGTTGAAATCGCGCACTCCACCATGCGAGTTTGTCGTGGCGCCTGCCGGGTAAAGTTTGACGGCGGTGATGATGCCGCTGTTCTTGCCCTCCTCGACATCGTCGGGGCTGGTGTGTTCGGTGAGATAAAGCGTCATCAGCGGCTGGAATCCGTTGCCTTCGGGCAAGGCCGCCATGATCCGCTCGCGGTAGGCTATCGCATCGGCAGTGGTCACCACCGGCGGTACCAGATTGGGCATGATGATGGCGCGGGCGAAGTGGCGGCTGCTGTCGCCGATCACGCCCTCCATCATTGCACCATCGCGAAGGTGCAGATGCCAGTCGTCGGGGCGGCGGATGGTAAGCTTTTGCATCGATGTCTCCCGGCGGCGGGCTTATGGCGTCGCGCCGGGATAACATTCATGCACCGCCGATGACAACTGTCTTCGTCAAGGCGCTGCCAAGTAGGGATCAGGCGATTTCCAGCGTCACGTCTGCCGGGCGCCTGTTGCCGAGGATGAGCCGGCCGTTTGGCAGGTCATTTTCGTAGACCTTCGCGTGGGCTTCCTCTTCGCTCAGCTTGTAACCGCGCCAGCGCGCCCAGAGGCGTTCCTCCAGTACCTCAATTGGCGGTGCCATCAGGATCGAAAAATCGAACATTCCCTCCAGTGCAGCCCATTTTCCCTGGCTGAACAGGAGATAGTTGCCCTCGACGATGATGAAGCGATGATCGGGCGAGACGACGCGCGCCGACGCAATCGCCAGCTCGCGCGACCGGTCGAAAACCGGCACGAGAACTTCCTGGTCGCCAGGCCGTACGGCCTTGACGATGTCGAGGAAGGCGCGGACGTCGAAAGTTTCCGGCGTGCCTTTGCGGGCAAGCTGGCCCCGCGCGATCAGGATGGCGTTGTCCATGTGGAAGCCGTCCATCGGAAGCACTTCGGCGCTTTCGCCATGTGCCTTGAGCGCATCGGCCAGATTATCGGCCAGCGTCGATTTGCCGGCCCCTGGAGGACCGGCAATCGCCACCATGAACCGCTTGACCGATCCAGCCTTGGCGATGATCTGGCCGGCCATCTCCTCGATGGTCGGGCTCATGCAGCGACGGTCTCGGCGGGCACGCCCTTGGCGCCAGTCATGAAGGCAACGGCGTCGGACATCGAGTAATCCTTCGGGTCGATGACCGTCAGGCGCTTGCCGAGCCGATGGATGTGGATGCGATCGGCGACTTCGAAGACATGCGGCATGTTGTGCGAGATCAGAACGATCGGAATGCCGCGCGAGCGCACGTCGAGGATCAGTTCGAGAACGCGACGGCTTTCCTTGACGCCGAGCGCTGCCGTCGGCTCGTCAAGGATGATGACCTTGGACCCGAAAGCTGCGGCGCGCGCAACGGCCACACCCTGGCGCTGGCCGCCGGAGAGCGTTTCGACGGTCTGGTTGATGTTCTGGATGGTCATCAGCCCGAGTTCGGAAAGCTTGTCGCGAGCCTTCGTTTCCATCGCCGGCCGGTCGAGCATGCGGAAGACACTGCCAAGAACGCCTGGCTTGCGGATCTCCCGGCCGAGGAACATGTTGTCGGCGATCGACAGGGCAGGCGACAGCGCAAGGTTCTGGTAGACCGTTTCGATGCCGGCTTCGCGGGCCTCGAGCGGCGACTTGAACTGCACCTTTTGGCCTTCGAGATGAATCTCGCCTTCGTCGACGATGACGGCGCCGGAAATGGCCTTGATCAGCGATGACTTGCCGGCCCCGTTGTCGCCTATGACGGCGAGAATTTCGCCTGGATAGAGGTCGAAATCAGCATGGTCGAGGGCGGTGACGCGTCCGTAGCGCTTGACGAGGCCGCGGGCGGTGAGAATGGGTTGAACGGCCATGTTACACCGAAACCTTTCTGATCCACTGATCGATGGCGACAGCGGCGATGATGAGAACGCCGGTGAGAAGGACTTTCCACTGCGGGTCTGCGCCGAGCATGTTGAGACCCATCGACACGACACCGACGATCATGGCGCCGAACAGCGTTCCGAGGATCGAGCCGCGTCCGCCGAATAGCGAGATACCGCCGATAACCGTCGCCGTGATGGCCTGCAGATTGAAATCCGTGACGGCCGAAGACGGGGAAACCGAACCATTGCGGCCGATCGATACCCATGCCGCCAGCCCTGCGATGACGCCGGAGATTGCGTAGACTGTGAGGAGAACCTTCTTGGTCTGGATGCCGGCAAGCTTCGCAGCCTCGGGATCGTCGCCCACCGCATAGACATGGCGGCCCCAGGCCGTGTGGTTCAGCACATACCAGAGCAGGATCACCAGCAGCACCATGGCGACAACGCCGAGCGTCAGGACCGCGCTGCCGAGCTTGAAGCTGACGGCAAACAGATGCAACAGGGGCGCCTTGTCCTGGACATCGGTGTCGCGAATGGTCTCGTTGGCCGAATAGATGAAATTCGTGGCCATCACGATATTCCAGGTGCCCAGTGTCACGATAAAGGGCGGAAGCTTCATGTAGGCGACGAGGAAGCCGTTGAGCAGCCCGCAGACGCCACCGGCAAGCATGCCGGCCGCAACCGCAATTGGTGTGGGCAAGCCATAGGTAATGGCGAAATTTCCCATGATGACCGAAGAGATGACCATGATGACGCCGATGGACAGGTCGATACCCGCCGTCAGGATCACCAGCGTCTGGGCGGCACCGAGAATGCCGACGATGGCAATCTGCTGCAGGATGAGCGTCAGCGTGTAGGACGAGAAGAACCGTCCGCCGATCGCCAGTCCGAAGACCACGATGGCAAGCACCAGAACGATCAGCGGCACGGCCGCAGGCGTCGAATGCAGGAAGTGCTGGGCGCGCTTCAAAAGGGAAAGTTTTTCGTTCTCGAAGGAGACGACATTCTTGTCGCTGTCGTCGAGAACACGTTCGAATTCCTGTGCTCCGGTCATATTTCCTCCTCTGCGCGCCAAACGGCGCAGAAAGCCTCACCAATGTCTCCGGGCGTGATGCCGGCAGGCGGCGAACGTTCGTTGGCTAATTACGAAATTCCGGCCGGGGCTGACCCCGGCCGGATGAAGATGTCAGACGAGTATCAGCCCCAGCACTTCGCAGTGCCTTCCTTGACGTCGATCGACGGTACGCCGGCAACCGGCTTGTCCGTAACGAGCGAGACGCCAGTGTCGAAGAATGCCTTGCCAGGTGTCGGCTTCGGCTTTTCGCCCGTGTCGGCGAACTTCTTGATGGCTTCGACGCCCATGGCTGCCATCATCAGCGGGTACTGCTGCGATGTTGCGCCGATGACGCCTTCCTTGACGGACTTGACGCCTGGGCAACCGCCGTCGACGGAAACGATCAGGACGTCTTTTTCCATGCCGACAGCCTTCAGTGCCTGGTAGGCGCCGACTGCAGCAGGCTCGTTGATCGTGTGGATGACGTTGATGCCTGGATCCTTCTGGAGAAGGTTTTCCATGGCTTTGCGGCCGCCTTCTTCATTGCCGTTGGTCACGTCGTGACCGACGATGCGTGGATCGGTTTCGTCGCCGATCTTGTTCGGGTCCTTGGGGTCGATGCCGAAGCCGATCATGAAGCCCTGGTCGCGCAGGACATCGACCGAAGGCTGCGATGGCGTCAGGTCGAGGAAGCCG from Rhizobium tumorigenes harbors:
- a CDS encoding GGDEF domain-containing protein, giving the protein MMLDYNSLLIALGASTFCLAVTLLGSWLNRRPETFLLTCAIGLLLVVAAISCYSFYIVKPMKSLAVVSFTIALSGFSVIWAAGYQFRKDRLSRVRIVAGAVLGLAISVPPMLLGYDGLAFIVYNLVIAAMLSATAYEYWLGRAEAPAPIYGITTLYLLTAFTFVLCSAVLISDGKMVIGKAPQNWAENLSIAVAIAAMTGIGALSLALHQWRQATRHRSDAMTDQLTGLMNRRALFDRCGNRSFSTVMAAVIFDIDRFKAVNDEFGHAAGDAVLKLFAEELVTNLRAYDVVARLGGEEFTLVLDNVMPGRAEQIADRIRECFAARSFSFEGKTVKCTVSAGIAFGSNGGADFEGVLQAADRALYAAKRNGRNRVETAEYLHVVASDTEPPPETESASA
- the pyrC gene encoding dihydroorotase, which codes for MQKLTIRRPDDWHLHLRDGAMMEGVIGDSSRHFARAIIMPNLVPPVVTTADAIAYRERIMAALPEGNGFQPLMTLYLTEHTSPDDVEEGKNSGIITAVKLYPAGATTNSHGGVRDFNKAMPVLERMAKIGLPLCVHGEVTTADVDIFDREAVFIETVLDPLRQRLPELKVTMEHVTTSDGIDYIKSATTNLAGTITTHHLIINRNAILVGGIRPHYYCLPVAKRESHRLALRAAATSGDHRFFLGTDSAPHVDPLKECACGCAGIYTSINTMSCLAHVFEQEGALDKLEAFVSLNGPAWYGLQPNTETMTLVRRIESIAFPEKIETGAGPVTVFDPMFPLHWAVEPRRL
- a CDS encoding nucleoside triphosphate hydrolase, producing the protein MSPTIEEMAGQIIAKAGSVKRFMVAIAGPPGAGKSTLADNLADALKAHGESAEVLPMDGFHMDNAILIARGQLARKGTPETFDVRAFLDIVKAVRPGDQEVLVPVFDRSRELAIASARVVSPDHRFIIVEGNYLLFSQGKWAALEGMFDFSILMAPPIEVLEERLWARWRGYKLSEEEAHAKVYENDLPNGRLILGNRRPADVTLEIA
- a CDS encoding ATP-binding cassette domain-containing protein, which translates into the protein MAVQPILTARGLVKRYGRVTALDHADFDLYPGEILAVIGDNGAGKSSLIKAISGAVIVDEGEIHLEGQKVQFKSPLEAREAGIETVYQNLALSPALSIADNMFLGREIRKPGVLGSVFRMLDRPAMETKARDKLSELGLMTIQNINQTVETLSGGQRQGVAVARAAAFGSKVIILDEPTAALGVKESRRVLELILDVRSRGIPIVLISHNMPHVFEVADRIHIHRLGKRLTVIDPKDYSMSDAVAFMTGAKGVPAETVAA
- a CDS encoding ABC transporter permease, translating into MTGAQEFERVLDDSDKNVVSFENEKLSLLKRAQHFLHSTPAAVPLIVLVLAIVVFGLAIGGRFFSSYTLTLILQQIAIVGILGAAQTLVILTAGIDLSIGVIMVISSVIMGNFAITYGLPTPIAVAAGMLAGGVCGLLNGFLVAYMKLPPFIVTLGTWNIVMATNFIYSANETIRDTDVQDKAPLLHLFAVSFKLGSAVLTLGVVAMVLLVILLWYVLNHTAWGRHVYAVGDDPEAAKLAGIQTKKVLLTVYAISGVIAGLAAWVSIGRNGSVSPSSAVTDFNLQAITATVIGGISLFGGRGSILGTLFGAMIVGVVSMGLNMLGADPQWKVLLTGVLIIAAVAIDQWIRKVSV
- a CDS encoding sugar ABC transporter substrate-binding protein — protein: MKKSVITAALAGLALGVVFAMPANAADTTVCLITKTDTNPFFVKMKEGATAKAKELGVTLKAYAGKIDGDSESQVAAIESCIASGAKGILITASDTKGIVSSVKKARDAGLVVIALDTPLEPADAADATFATDNLLAGKLVGEWAKGTMGDKAKTAKVGFLDLTPSQPSVDVLRDQGFMIGFGIDPKDPNKIGDETDPRIVGHDVTNGNEEGGRKAMENLLQKDPGINVIHTINEPAAVGAYQALKAVGMEKDVLIVSVDGGCPGVKSVKEGVIGATSQQYPLMMAAMGVEAIKKFADTGEKPKPTPGKAFFDTGVSLVTDKPVAGVPSIDVKEGTAKCWG